A genome region from Erigeron canadensis isolate Cc75 chromosome 3, C_canadensis_v1, whole genome shotgun sequence includes the following:
- the LOC122592445 gene encoding epoxide hydrolase A-like, translated as MEEPIEHRTIRVNGINMHIAEKGEGPTILFLHGFPELWYTWRHQIHALAAQGYHCVAPDLRGYGDTDAPPSETSYTCFHVVGDLVALIDSLGGEPVYLVAHDWGAMIGWYLCMFRPEKVKAYACMSVPYRPRIPKMKPVETMRTFFGEDYYMCRFQEVGVMEAEFKSCETAEVLKKILTDRTPGPPCLPKSDPFGLKALNGPIPLPSWLSEEDIKYNVDKFDQTGFTGGLNYYRALDLNWELTAAWTGAQVNLPVIYVVGNEDMVYTTPGLKEYVHGGGFKKDVPLLDKIVVLEGVGHFLNQEKPEEATAIIHDFIKKY; from the exons ATGGAAGAACCCATTGAGCATAGAACAATTAGAGTGAATGGAATCAACATGCATATTGCTGAAAAAGGTGAAGGCCCAACAATCCTTTTTTTGCATGGTTTTCCTGAGTTGTGGTACACATGGCGTCACCAAATCCACGCCTTAGCAGCCCAGGGCTACCACTGCGTAGCCCCAGACCTACGTGGATATGGTGACACTGACGCACCACCCTCTGAAACGAGTTATACTTGCTTCCATGTTGTTGGTGACTTGGTTGCACTTATTGACTCGTTGGGTGGTGAGCCAGTGTACCTTGTGGCTCATGATTGGGGAGCCATGATTGGATGGTACTTGTGTATGTTTAGGCCGGAAAAAGTGAAGGCATACGCATGCATGTCGGTTCCTTACCGGCCTAGAATTCCAAAAATGAAACctgttgaaactatgagaactttTTTTGGTGAAGATTATTACATGTGCAGATTTCAG gAAGTTGGAGTTATGGAAGCTGAATTTAAAAGTTGTGAAACAGCTGAAGTGCTTAAGAAAATTCTAACTGATAGGACTCCAGGACCCCCTTGTTTGCCTAAATCCGACCCGTTTGGGCTAAAAGCTCTGAATGGACCAATACCGTTACCAAGTTGGTTATCCGAAGAGGATATCAAGTATAACGTTGACAAGTTTGACCAAACGGGATTCACTGGCGGGCTGAACTATTATCGTGCTTTGGATTT GAATTGGGAGCTCACGGCAGCATGGACCGGAGCCCAGGTGAACTTACCCGTGATCTACGTAGTAGGGAACGAGGACATGGTATACACAACACCGGGCTTAAAAGAGTATGTGCACGGTGGCGGTTTTAAGAAAGATGTGCCATTGCTTGATAAAATTGTGGTTTTGGAAGGTGTTGGTCACTTTCTTAACCAGGAGAAGCCTGAAGAAGCAACTGCTATCATTCATGATTTCATCAAGAAGTATTAA
- the LOC122592522 gene encoding protein SREK1IP1 isoform X1 — MAASSSSSSDVSSSSSSDRDRRSRRRNKSHKKDSLKINKKSRPHTKRRRRRSPSSSSSDGYSSSSSEDGPSNRSKKHKHENRHKKQKDKEKGKAKHHKKRDKRKEKENQEDGSSGPVQLSKFLGRDKDDGVRRSAVSGKKILLKLEKTKKDKEAENNRNQLLKFLNASYD, encoded by the exons ATGGCCGCCTCATCATCTTCGTCATCAGATGTAtcctcatcttcatcttcagatCGTGACCGTCGTTCTCGTCGACGTAATAAATCCCACAAAAAAGATTctctcaaaatcaacaaaaaaagcCGCCCACATACAAAACGACGTCGTAGACGTAGcccttcttcttcatcatctgatgGCTACAG TTCATCCAGCAGTGAAGATGGGCCATCCAATCGCTCAAAGAAACATAAGCACGAAAATCGACACAAAAAG CAGAAGGATAAAGAAAAGGGGAAGGCTAAGCATCACAAGAAACGGGATAAACGAAAAGAAAAGGAG AACCAAGAGGATGGAAGCAGTGGCCCTGTCCAACTCTCAAAG TTTCTTGGCCGTGATAAAGATGATGGTGTTCGTCGCAGTGCTGTATCTggtaaaaag ATTTTATTAAAGCTCGAAAAGACAAAGAAGGATAAGGAGGCGGAAAATAATCGGAACCAGCTGCTGAAATTCTTGAATGCCAGTTATGACTGA
- the LOC122592522 gene encoding protein SREK1IP1 isoform X2 — MAASSSSSSDVSSSSSSDRDRRSRRRNKSHKKDSLKINKKSRPHTKRRRRRSPSSSSSDGYSSSSSEDGPSNRSKKHKHENRHKKKDKEKGKAKHHKKRDKRKEKENQEDGSSGPVQLSKFLGRDKDDGVRRSAVSGKKILLKLEKTKKDKEAENNRNQLLKFLNASYD; from the exons ATGGCCGCCTCATCATCTTCGTCATCAGATGTAtcctcatcttcatcttcagatCGTGACCGTCGTTCTCGTCGACGTAATAAATCCCACAAAAAAGATTctctcaaaatcaacaaaaaaagcCGCCCACATACAAAACGACGTCGTAGACGTAGcccttcttcttcatcatctgatgGCTACAG TTCATCCAGCAGTGAAGATGGGCCATCCAATCGCTCAAAGAAACATAAGCACGAAAATCGACACAAAAAG AAGGATAAAGAAAAGGGGAAGGCTAAGCATCACAAGAAACGGGATAAACGAAAAGAAAAGGAG AACCAAGAGGATGGAAGCAGTGGCCCTGTCCAACTCTCAAAG TTTCTTGGCCGTGATAAAGATGATGGTGTTCGTCGCAGTGCTGTATCTggtaaaaag ATTTTATTAAAGCTCGAAAAGACAAAGAAGGATAAGGAGGCGGAAAATAATCGGAACCAGCTGCTGAAATTCTTGAATGCCAGTTATGACTGA